CCCGCAGCCGAGCGCAGGTAGAGGTTCTCCAGCGCCTGGTGAAAATGCAGGCAGGCCTCGCCGATGCGCTGCAACTCGTCGACCTCGCCGCGGGTGAGCGGCCAGGCCTCGGGCGACAATTGCCAGGTCTTGGCCTCGAAGAGCGAGGTGTTGGCAAAAGCAGATTCTAAGTCGGCGCGCGGGAGTTCCATGGTGTGCAAAGCTGAGCGACTAAAACGCTGAAAAGCTGAAAGGCAGAATAGCGAATCGGGGACTCACTTATTTCCGCCTTTCAGACGTTCAGTCGGTGGTCATCTCGAGGGATAGGAGCACCCTCGCGACGGTTTATTCGTCGTCGACGTTGATGTCCTTGTTGCGATGACGCGGGCAGCCGGCGCGGAGCCAGCCGCTGATGAAGGGATCGAGCTCGCCGTCGAGCACGCCCTGCGTGTCGGCCGTGGAGACGCCGGTGCGCAGGTCCTTCACCATCTGGTAGGGTTGCAGCACGTAGGAACGAATCTGCGCGCCCCAGCCAATCTCACCCTTTTCGCCATAGAACTTTTCCATCTCGGAACGCTGCTCATCGAGTTTGCGTTCATAGAGGCGGGCCTTGAGCACGCTCATGGCGCTGGCCTTGTTCTTGATCTGGGAACGTTCGTTTTGGCAAGTGACGATGAGGCCGGTCGGCAAGTGCGTGATGCGCACGGCGGAGTCGGTCGTATTAACGCCCTGTCCGCCCTTGCCGGAGGAGCGATAGACATCGACGCGAATGTCGTCGTCGGGGATGTCGATCTTCACCTCGTCGTTGATCTCCGCCACGACGTCGACCGCGGAGAAGGAGGTGTGACGACGTTGGTTGGAGTCGAAAGGACTGATGCGCACGAGGCGGTGCACGCCACGTTCGGCTTTGGCGTAACCGTAGGCGTTTTCGCCCTTGATCAGGATGGTGGCCTTGGAAATGCCCGCCTGATCCCCTTCCTGGACGTCCTGCACCTCGACCTTGAAGCCGCGGCGTTCCGCCCAACGGGAATACATGCGGAAGAGCATGTCGGCCCAGTCGTTGGACTCGGTGCCGCCGGCGCCGGCCTGGATGGAGAAAATGGCGTTGTTGGCGTCGAAGCGACCGGTGAGGAAGGCGCCGATTTCGATCTCGTCGATCTTCTCCAGCAGCTCGCTGACGGTGGTCTCGAGCTCCTCCGTGTATTCGGCCTGTTCCTCGGGGGAGCCGGCTTCGATGAGCTCAAGCATCACGTCGATATCGTCGAGTTTCTTGCGAAAATCGACCACGGGCAGGACGGCTTTTTTGAGGCCGTTGACCTTGGCGATGTGGCGCTGGGCCTTGTCGTTATTGTCCCAAAAATCGGGCGCGCCCATCTGGGCGTCGAGGGCTTCTATTTCGCGGAGTTTTTGTTCTCCGTCAAAGAAACCTCCATAACTGCCCGGCACGTTTTTTGATGAGCTCTATGTGGTCGTAAGTTTCAGGTGCGATCATGGTCGGCAAATGAGTGAAGGGTCATCGCCGCAAAGAGCACGCCCCGGCGCAAGTGCGAAAAAGGGGCGACGACGCACGGCCTGAACGGGGGCGTTCACGTTTCTAATGCGCCGGATTCGAAGCGGCCATTCCCGCCGACGCCTTGTGGGATGGGCTGGCTCGACTGGTCGTATCCCGTTGTAATCGCGGTCTTTTCCCCATGCAGAGCTACTTCAAAAAACACCCGGACGCGCAGGGCTTCTTCAACGGTTTCGGCGGCAGTTTCATCCCGCCGCAACTCCAGACCGAGATGGAGAAGATCACCGACGCGTATTTCTCGATCAGCAAATCCCACGAGTTCATTTCCGAGCTGCGCAGCATCCGGAAACACTTTCAAGGGCGCCCCACCCCGGTTTACTTCTGCCGCTCGCTCAGCGCCAAATACGGCGGCCGCATCTACCTGAAGCGCGAAGACCTCAACCACTCCGGCGCGCACAAACTCAACCACTGCATGGGTGAGGCCCTCCTCGCCAAGCACTTGGGAAAGAAGCGCCTGATCGCCGAAACCGGCGCCGGTCAACACGGTGTCGCCCTCGCCACCGCCGCCGCCTACTTTGGCCTCGAGTGCGAGATCCACATGGGCGAAGTCGACATCGCCAAGGAACACCCGAACGTCGTGCGCATGAAGATCCTCGGTGCCGAGGTGGTGCCAGTTTCGCACGGACTCAAAACGCTGAAGGAGGCGGTCGACTCCGCCTTCGAGTCCTACCTCAAGGATCCGGAAAACACGATCTACTGCATCGGCTCCGTCGTCGGTCCCCACCCCTTCCCGATGATGGTGCGCGACTTCCAACGCGTGGTCGGTATCGAGGCGCGCGAGCAATTCATGGAAATGACGGGCGAGCTGCCCGACAACGTCGTGGCCTGCGTCGGTGGCGGCAGCAACGCCATGGGCATCTTCTCGGCCTTCATCGACGACGAAGACATCGCGCTGCACGGCGTCGAACCGGCCGGTCGCAGCCTCGAACAGGTCGGCGAACATGCCGCCACCATCACGCTGGGCAAACCGGGCGTGATCCACGGCTTCAAGTGTTACGTGCTGCAGGACGACAAGGGTGAACCCGCGCCCGTCTACTCGGTGGCCAGCGGTTTGGATTACCCGGGCGTCGGCCCGGAGCATTCCATGCTGCACGAACTCGGTCGCGTAAATTACGCGTCGGCCACCGACGACGAAACGATCGCGTCGTTCTACGAGTTGAGTCGCCTTGAGGGCATCATCCCGGCTCTCGAAAGCGCCCATGCGGTCGCCCACGGCTGCAAGCTGGCGCAGGCCAACCCGCGCCAGTCGGTGTTGATCAACCTCAGCGGCCGCGGCGACAAGGACATCGACTTCGTGGT
This portion of the Actomonas aquatica genome encodes:
- the prfB gene encoding peptide chain release factor 2 (programmed frameshift) gives rise to the protein MIAPETYDHIELIKKRAGQLWRFLDGEQKLREIEALDAQMGAPDFWDNNDKAQRHIAKVNGLKKAVLPVVDFRKKLDDIDVMLELIEAGSPEEQAEYTEELETTVSELLEKIDEIEIGAFLTGRFDANNAIFSIQAGAGGTESNDWADMLFRMYSRWAERRGFKVEVQDVQEGDQAGISKATILIKGENAYGYAKAERGVHRLVRISPFDSNQRRHTSFSAVDVVAEINDEVKIDIPDDDIRVDVYRSSGKGGQGVNTTDSAVRITHLPTGLIVTCQNERSQIKNKASAMSVLKARLYERKLDEQRSEMEKFYGEKGEIGWGAQIRSYVLQPYQMVKDLRTGVSTADTQGVLDGELDPFISGWLRAGCPRHRNKDINVDDE
- the trpB gene encoding tryptophan synthase subunit beta, producing MQSYFKKHPDAQGFFNGFGGSFIPPQLQTEMEKITDAYFSISKSHEFISELRSIRKHFQGRPTPVYFCRSLSAKYGGRIYLKREDLNHSGAHKLNHCMGEALLAKHLGKKRLIAETGAGQHGVALATAAAYFGLECEIHMGEVDIAKEHPNVVRMKILGAEVVPVSHGLKTLKEAVDSAFESYLKDPENTIYCIGSVVGPHPFPMMVRDFQRVVGIEAREQFMEMTGELPDNVVACVGGGSNAMGIFSAFIDDEDIALHGVEPAGRSLEQVGEHAATITLGKPGVIHGFKCYVLQDDKGEPAPVYSVASGLDYPGVGPEHSMLHELGRVNYASATDDETIASFYELSRLEGIIPALESAHAVAHGCKLAQANPRQSVLINLSGRGDKDIDFVVEKYGLPD